A single genomic interval of Aedes aegypti strain LVP_AGWG chromosome 1, AaegL5.0 Primary Assembly, whole genome shotgun sequence harbors:
- the LOC5574971 gene encoding histone deacetylase 4 isoform X6 translates to MEDSRGNYTNRNEMARDSTMGRDRVLAVPSTGIALETPSTSQLTAGPPDINQQILELRKEQELQKQKLWHAFQEKNKELELQHRQQLEHKFQVVSELRDQRLAEEAAQQRERREREAMKRKEKQDFSANASSEVKQKLQTFLIQKKQAAASNGMNSPSFYRNLGVVKSSSGESIPAGAVVASSHPYKIPPPPPSSMAKYDSDFPLRKTDCAAGTPDSGPNSPPALGSRGSPSNAPIQEENEDPQYGPGGRSSINDLSLFSSPSMPNISLGRPHLADAHSTNHLVLSPQSMVPLRPHQMVAAGQPPPMSHHPPPFGHPSMLDQLTEQQLQAAAAAAAVASGLSINPTHLGGIHAGVPPVYGHPITDAQVAQARLHKQGHRPLGRTQSAPLPLGHPMLTGTGSGVVNIGQTHYENSDAERQAYEQHLLMKQKIRQTALSRANCVREPQLKEEVESGEVIDLTDKKQPPKTTVITSNSVIKSTSHTTLLRDPAESLQQQQHVEFLQAQALMRHSMQIGMLEDAYNRSLLRPLSRTSSSPLVHLGTPASSNHPVAHSDTGQDDIPPPVNLTIQNRSRSMLSYTNEGLASSGPLQLTTSSSASAIPIRLVQQNGKPTTGLAFDSLMLKHTCVCGDNAAHPEHSGRLQSIWARLMETGLAARCDKLRSRKATQEELQSVHSEAHSLLFGTNQINRQKVDASGVSFVRLGCGGVGVDLDTTWNEHHTAAAARMAAGCVIDLCYKAAKGEIRNGFAVVRPPGHHAEPNAAMGFCFFNSIAIAAKLLRQRLSSEIQRVLVVDWDVHHGNGTQQVFYDDPSVLYLSIHRHDDGNFFPGTGGPTECGAGPGLGFNVNIAWSGGLNPPLGDAEYLAAFRTIVMPIARDFQPDIVLVSAGFDAAFGHPAPLGGYMVSPACFGYLTRELMKLADGKVILALEGGYDLAAICDSAQECVRALLGDDLAPIAATELSRPPCQTAVETLQKTIAIQMTHWPCVKRLAHTVSFSAMQAVSGATGPDREESDTVTAMAGLSMQPPNRTSDISREDSEEPMDQDESK, encoded by the exons AAATGGCACGCGACTCGACAATGGGACGCGATCGGGTACTGGCAGTACCCAGTACCGGCATTGCGTTGGAAACCCCCTCTACATCACAACTGACGGCTGGACCGCCCGACATCAATCAACAGATATTGGag CTTCGCAAAGAGCAGGAACTCCAGAAGCAGAAGCTGTGGCACGCCTTCCAGGAGAAGAACAAGGAGCTGGAGCTGCAGCACCGCCAACAGCTGGAACACAAGTTTCAGGTAGTTTCC GAACTCCGCGATCAGCGCCTGGCGGAGGAAGCCGCCCAGCAGCGGGAACGGCGCGAGCGCGAAGCGATGAAGCGCAAGGAGAAGCAGGACTTCAGCGCCAACGCCAGCTCCGAGGTGAAACAGAAGCTGCAG ACGTTTCTCATCCAGAAGAAGCAAGCGGCCGCCTCCAACGGCATGAACTCACCCTCGTTCTATCggaattt GGGTGTCGTCAAATCCTCCTCAGGGGAGTCGATCCCGGCCGGTGCTGTGGTGGCCAGTTCGCACCCGTACAAGATTCCACCGCCGCCGCCCTCGTCCATGGCCAAGTACGACTCGGACTTTCCACTGCGGAAAACAG ATTGCGCTGCTGGAACGCCTGACTCTGGCCCGAATTCACCGCCTGCCCTGGGAAGCCGGGGTTCGCCTTCGAATGCACCCATCCAGGAAGAGAACGAAGATCCACAGTACGGCCCTGGCGGTCGATCTAGCATCAACGATTTATCACTGTTCAGCTCACCCTCGATGCCGAACATTTCGCTCGGTAGGCCCCACCTGGCCGATGCGCACTCTACCAATCATCTTGTGCTTTCCCCACAGTCTATGGTACCGCTGAGACCTCATCAGATGGTGGCCGCCGGTCAGCCACCTCCAATGTCCCATCACCCGCCACCGTTCGGACACCCGTCCATGTTGGACCAACTGACGGAGCAGCAACTGCAGGCAGCTGCTGCGGCGGCCGCAGTTGCCAGTGGTCTATCGATAAACCCCACCCATCTGGGAGGGATTCACGCTGGCGTTCCTCCGGTCTACGGCCATCCCATTACCGATGCCCAGGTGGCACAGGCACGACTGCACAAACAAGGTCATCGGCCGCTCGGTCGAACACAATCCGCACCTCTTCCCCTCGGTCATCCCATGCTGACTGGCACCGGCAGTGGCGTCGTCAACATCGGTCAAACTCATTACGAGAACAGTGAT GCCGAACGCCAAGCGTACGAGCAGCACCTACTCATGAAGCAAAAAATCCGTCAGACGGCGCTCAGCCGAGCCAACTGCGTCCGGGAGCCGCAACTCAAGGAAGAGGTCGAATCTGGTGAGGTGATCGATCTCACCGACAAGAAGCAACCTCCGAAAACCACGGTCATAACCTCAAACAGTGTCATCAAGAGCACCTCCCATACCACGCTGCTGCGAGATCCGGCGGAAAGCttacagcagcagcagcacgtTGAGTTCCTACAGGCCCAAGCCCTGATGCGGCATTCGATGCAGATCGGCATGCTGGAAGATGCCTACAATCGGTCTTTGTTGCGACCTCTTTCACGAACCTCATCGTCTCCGCTGGTCCACTTGGGAACGCCGGCGAGTAGTAATCACCCGGTAGCGCACTCCGACACCGGTCAAGATGACATTCCACCACCCGTGAACCTCACCATCCAGAACCGGAGCCGCTCGATGCTCAGCTATACCAACGAGGGGCTCGCCAGCTCCGGTCCACTCCAGTTAACCACCTCTTCCTCGGCGTCGGCCATCCCCATTCGGTTAGTGCAACAGAACGGGAAGCCTACCACAGGTCTTGCTTTTGACAGCCTCATGCTGAAGCATACCTGCGTCTGCGGGGACAATGCTGCCCATCCCGAACACAGCGGGAGACTCCAGAGCATTTGGGCTCGATTGATGGAGACGGGCTTGGCGGCGAGGTGTGATAAACTTCGCTCCCGTAAGGCCACTCAGGAAGAGTTGCAATCCGTACACTCAGAAGCGCATTCCCTCCTCTTCGGTACCAATCAAATCAACCGGCAAAAGGTGGATGCCAGTGGGGTTAGCTTTGTCCGCTTGGGTTGTGGTGGCGTTGGAGTCGACCTGGACACCACTTGGAACGAGCACCACACGGCAGCCGCTGCGCGAATGGCCGCTGGCTGTGTCATAGACCTCTGCTACAAGGCTGCGAAAGGTGAAATTCGGAACGGGTTTGCCGTGGTTCGACCTCCGGGTCACCACGCGGAACCGAACGCTGCCATGGGATTCTGCTTCTTCAACTCGATAGCCATCGCGGCCAAGCTGCTCCGGCAGCGGCTGTCGTCGGAAATCCAACGGGTATTGGTGGTCGATTGGGACGTCCACCACGGCAACGGAACGCAGCAGGTATTCTACGACGATCCGAGCGTACTGTACCTGTCCATCCACCGACATGACGACGGAAACTTCTTCCCCGGCACGGGCGGTCCGACCGAGTGCGGTGCCGGTCCGGGATTGGGTTTCAACGTGAACATTGCCTGGTCCGGTGGGCTGAATCCGCCCCTCGGGGACGCGGAGTATTTGGCCGCCTTCCGAACGATCGTGATGCCAATCGCGCGGGACTTCCAGCCGGATATCGTGCTGGTGTCGGCAGGATTTGACGCCGCGTTCGGACACCCGGCCCCCCTCGGAGGCTACATGGTGTCGCCGGCGTGCTTCGGGTACCTGACGCGGGAACTGATGAAGCTGGCCGATGGGAAG GTCATCTTGGCACTGGAAGGCGGTTACGATCTGGCGGCGATTTGCGACTCCGCCCAGGAGTGTGTGCGAGCTTTGTTGGGAGATGATTTGGCGCCGATTGCGGCAACGGAACTATCCCGGCCGCCGTGTCAGACGGCGGTGGAGACGCTACAGAAGACTATTGCCATCCAGATGACGCACTGGCCGTGTGTAAAACGGCTAGCGCATACTGTGAGTTTTTCGGCGATGCAGGCTGTGAGTGGAGCGACCGGTCCGGACCGAGAGGAATCCGACACGGTGACGGCGATGGCCGGGCTGTCGATGCAGCCGCCCAATAG
- the LOC5574971 gene encoding histone deacetylase 4 isoform X2, translating to MEDSRGNYTNRNEMARDSTMGRDRVLAVPSTGIALETPSTSQLTAGPPDINQQILELRKEQELQKQKLWHAFQEKNKELELQHRQQLEHKFQELRDQRLAEEAAQQRERREREAMKRKEKQDFSANASSEVKQKLQTFLIQKKQAAASNGMNSPSFYRNLGVVKSSSGESIPAGAVVASSHPYKIPPPPPSSMAKYDSDFPLRKTASESNLLKIRIKQRVIEKRAMTGPLAAARRQERLQQAAQRRMQQKQAQLSGSGAGQPPTHPHLSTLAAQHPANCAAGTPDSGPNSPPALGSRGSPSNAPIQEENEDPQYGPGGRSSINDLSLFSSPSMPNISLGRPHLADAHSTNHLVLSPQSMVPLRPHQMVAAGQPPPMSHHPPPFGHPSMLDQLTEQQLQAAAAAAAVASGLSINPTHLGGIHAGVPPVYGHPITDAQVAQARLHKQGHRPLGRTQSAPLPLGHPMLTGTGSGVVNIGQTHYENSDAERQAYEQHLLMKQKIRQTALSRANCVREPQLKEEVESGEVIDLTDKKQPPKTTVITSNSVIKSTSHTTLLRDPAESLQQQQHVEFLQAQALMRHSMQIGMLEDAYNRSLLRPLSRTSSSPLVHLGTPASSNHPVAHSDTGQDDIPPPVNLTIQNRSRSMLSYTNEGLASSGPLQLTTSSSASAIPIRLVQQNGKPTTGLAFDSLMLKHTCVCGDNAAHPEHSGRLQSIWARLMETGLAARCDKLRSRKATQEELQSVHSEAHSLLFGTNQINRQKVDASGVSFVRLGCGGVGVDLDTTWNEHHTAAAARMAAGCVIDLCYKAAKGEIRNGFAVVRPPGHHAEPNAAMGFCFFNSIAIAAKLLRQRLSSEIQRVLVVDWDVHHGNGTQQVFYDDPSVLYLSIHRHDDGNFFPGTGGPTECGAGPGLGFNVNIAWSGGLNPPLGDAEYLAAFRTIVMPIARDFQPDIVLVSAGFDAAFGHPAPLGGYMVSPACFGYLTRELMKLADGKVILALEGGYDLAAICDSAQECVRALLGDDLAPIAATELSRPPCQTAVETLQKTIAIQMTHWPCVKRLAHTVSFSAMQAVSGATGPDREESDTVTAMAGLSMQPPNRTSDISREDSEEPMDQDESK from the exons AAATGGCACGCGACTCGACAATGGGACGCGATCGGGTACTGGCAGTACCCAGTACCGGCATTGCGTTGGAAACCCCCTCTACATCACAACTGACGGCTGGACCGCCCGACATCAATCAACAGATATTGGag CTTCGCAAAGAGCAGGAACTCCAGAAGCAGAAGCTGTGGCACGCCTTCCAGGAGAAGAACAAGGAGCTGGAGCTGCAGCACCGCCAACAGCTGGAACACAAGTTTCAG GAACTCCGCGATCAGCGCCTGGCGGAGGAAGCCGCCCAGCAGCGGGAACGGCGCGAGCGCGAAGCGATGAAGCGCAAGGAGAAGCAGGACTTCAGCGCCAACGCCAGCTCCGAGGTGAAACAGAAGCTGCAG ACGTTTCTCATCCAGAAGAAGCAAGCGGCCGCCTCCAACGGCATGAACTCACCCTCGTTCTATCggaattt GGGTGTCGTCAAATCCTCCTCAGGGGAGTCGATCCCGGCCGGTGCTGTGGTGGCCAGTTCGCACCCGTACAAGATTCCACCGCCGCCGCCCTCGTCCATGGCCAAGTACGACTCGGACTTTCCACTGCGGAAAACAG CCTCCGAGTCCAATCTGCTGAAGATTCGCATCAAGCAACGGGTAATCGAGAAACGTGCCATGACCGGACCTCTAGCAGCCGCTCGCCGCCAGGAACGCCTCCAGCAAGCCGCCCAACGACGGATGCAGCAGAAGCAAGCTCAACTGTCGGGCAGCGGCGCAGGGCAACCGCCAACCCATCCGCACCTCTCGACGCTGGCCGCCCAACATCCCGCAA ATTGCGCTGCTGGAACGCCTGACTCTGGCCCGAATTCACCGCCTGCCCTGGGAAGCCGGGGTTCGCCTTCGAATGCACCCATCCAGGAAGAGAACGAAGATCCACAGTACGGCCCTGGCGGTCGATCTAGCATCAACGATTTATCACTGTTCAGCTCACCCTCGATGCCGAACATTTCGCTCGGTAGGCCCCACCTGGCCGATGCGCACTCTACCAATCATCTTGTGCTTTCCCCACAGTCTATGGTACCGCTGAGACCTCATCAGATGGTGGCCGCCGGTCAGCCACCTCCAATGTCCCATCACCCGCCACCGTTCGGACACCCGTCCATGTTGGACCAACTGACGGAGCAGCAACTGCAGGCAGCTGCTGCGGCGGCCGCAGTTGCCAGTGGTCTATCGATAAACCCCACCCATCTGGGAGGGATTCACGCTGGCGTTCCTCCGGTCTACGGCCATCCCATTACCGATGCCCAGGTGGCACAGGCACGACTGCACAAACAAGGTCATCGGCCGCTCGGTCGAACACAATCCGCACCTCTTCCCCTCGGTCATCCCATGCTGACTGGCACCGGCAGTGGCGTCGTCAACATCGGTCAAACTCATTACGAGAACAGTGAT GCCGAACGCCAAGCGTACGAGCAGCACCTACTCATGAAGCAAAAAATCCGTCAGACGGCGCTCAGCCGAGCCAACTGCGTCCGGGAGCCGCAACTCAAGGAAGAGGTCGAATCTGGTGAGGTGATCGATCTCACCGACAAGAAGCAACCTCCGAAAACCACGGTCATAACCTCAAACAGTGTCATCAAGAGCACCTCCCATACCACGCTGCTGCGAGATCCGGCGGAAAGCttacagcagcagcagcacgtTGAGTTCCTACAGGCCCAAGCCCTGATGCGGCATTCGATGCAGATCGGCATGCTGGAAGATGCCTACAATCGGTCTTTGTTGCGACCTCTTTCACGAACCTCATCGTCTCCGCTGGTCCACTTGGGAACGCCGGCGAGTAGTAATCACCCGGTAGCGCACTCCGACACCGGTCAAGATGACATTCCACCACCCGTGAACCTCACCATCCAGAACCGGAGCCGCTCGATGCTCAGCTATACCAACGAGGGGCTCGCCAGCTCCGGTCCACTCCAGTTAACCACCTCTTCCTCGGCGTCGGCCATCCCCATTCGGTTAGTGCAACAGAACGGGAAGCCTACCACAGGTCTTGCTTTTGACAGCCTCATGCTGAAGCATACCTGCGTCTGCGGGGACAATGCTGCCCATCCCGAACACAGCGGGAGACTCCAGAGCATTTGGGCTCGATTGATGGAGACGGGCTTGGCGGCGAGGTGTGATAAACTTCGCTCCCGTAAGGCCACTCAGGAAGAGTTGCAATCCGTACACTCAGAAGCGCATTCCCTCCTCTTCGGTACCAATCAAATCAACCGGCAAAAGGTGGATGCCAGTGGGGTTAGCTTTGTCCGCTTGGGTTGTGGTGGCGTTGGAGTCGACCTGGACACCACTTGGAACGAGCACCACACGGCAGCCGCTGCGCGAATGGCCGCTGGCTGTGTCATAGACCTCTGCTACAAGGCTGCGAAAGGTGAAATTCGGAACGGGTTTGCCGTGGTTCGACCTCCGGGTCACCACGCGGAACCGAACGCTGCCATGGGATTCTGCTTCTTCAACTCGATAGCCATCGCGGCCAAGCTGCTCCGGCAGCGGCTGTCGTCGGAAATCCAACGGGTATTGGTGGTCGATTGGGACGTCCACCACGGCAACGGAACGCAGCAGGTATTCTACGACGATCCGAGCGTACTGTACCTGTCCATCCACCGACATGACGACGGAAACTTCTTCCCCGGCACGGGCGGTCCGACCGAGTGCGGTGCCGGTCCGGGATTGGGTTTCAACGTGAACATTGCCTGGTCCGGTGGGCTGAATCCGCCCCTCGGGGACGCGGAGTATTTGGCCGCCTTCCGAACGATCGTGATGCCAATCGCGCGGGACTTCCAGCCGGATATCGTGCTGGTGTCGGCAGGATTTGACGCCGCGTTCGGACACCCGGCCCCCCTCGGAGGCTACATGGTGTCGCCGGCGTGCTTCGGGTACCTGACGCGGGAACTGATGAAGCTGGCCGATGGGAAG GTCATCTTGGCACTGGAAGGCGGTTACGATCTGGCGGCGATTTGCGACTCCGCCCAGGAGTGTGTGCGAGCTTTGTTGGGAGATGATTTGGCGCCGATTGCGGCAACGGAACTATCCCGGCCGCCGTGTCAGACGGCGGTGGAGACGCTACAGAAGACTATTGCCATCCAGATGACGCACTGGCCGTGTGTAAAACGGCTAGCGCATACTGTGAGTTTTTCGGCGATGCAGGCTGTGAGTGGAGCGACCGGTCCGGACCGAGAGGAATCCGACACGGTGACGGCGATGGCCGGGCTGTCGATGCAGCCGCCCAATAG
- the LOC5574971 gene encoding histone deacetylase 4 isoform X5, whose translation MEDSRGNYTNRNEMARDSTMGRDRVLAVPSTGIALETPSTSQLTAGPPDINQQILELRKEQELQKQKLWHAFQEKNKELELQHRQQLEHKFQRLAEEAAQQRERREREAMKRKEKQDFSANASSEVKQKLQTFLIQKKQAAASNGMNSPSFYRNLGVVKSSSGESIPAGAVVASSHPYKIPPPPPSSMAKYDSDFPLRKTASESNLLKIRIKQRVIEKRAMTGPLAAARRQERLQQAAQRRMQQKQAQLSGSGAGQPPTHPHLSTLAAQHPANCAAGTPDSGPNSPPALGSRGSPSNAPIQEENEDPQYGPGGRSSINDLSLFSSPSMPNISLGRPHLADAHSTNHLVLSPQSMVPLRPHQMVAAGQPPPMSHHPPPFGHPSMLDQLTEQQLQAAAAAAAVASGLSINPTHLGGIHAGVPPVYGHPITDAQVAQARLHKQGHRPLGRTQSAPLPLGHPMLTGTGSGVVNIGQTHYENSDAERQAYEQHLLMKQKIRQTALSRANCVREPQLKEEVESGEVIDLTDKKQPPKTTVITSNSVIKSTSHTTLLRDPAESLQQQQHVEFLQAQALMRHSMQIGMLEDAYNRSLLRPLSRTSSSPLVHLGTPASSNHPVAHSDTGQDDIPPPVNLTIQNRSRSMLSYTNEGLASSGPLQLTTSSSASAIPIRLVQQNGKPTTGLAFDSLMLKHTCVCGDNAAHPEHSGRLQSIWARLMETGLAARCDKLRSRKATQEELQSVHSEAHSLLFGTNQINRQKVDASGVSFVRLGCGGVGVDLDTTWNEHHTAAAARMAAGCVIDLCYKAAKGEIRNGFAVVRPPGHHAEPNAAMGFCFFNSIAIAAKLLRQRLSSEIQRVLVVDWDVHHGNGTQQVFYDDPSVLYLSIHRHDDGNFFPGTGGPTECGAGPGLGFNVNIAWSGGLNPPLGDAEYLAAFRTIVMPIARDFQPDIVLVSAGFDAAFGHPAPLGGYMVSPACFGYLTRELMKLADGKVILALEGGYDLAAICDSAQECVRALLGDDLAPIAATELSRPPCQTAVETLQKTIAIQMTHWPCVKRLAHTVSFSAMQAVSGATGPDREESDTVTAMAGLSMQPPNRTSDISREDSEEPMDQDESK comes from the exons AAATGGCACGCGACTCGACAATGGGACGCGATCGGGTACTGGCAGTACCCAGTACCGGCATTGCGTTGGAAACCCCCTCTACATCACAACTGACGGCTGGACCGCCCGACATCAATCAACAGATATTGGag CTTCGCAAAGAGCAGGAACTCCAGAAGCAGAAGCTGTGGCACGCCTTCCAGGAGAAGAACAAGGAGCTGGAGCTGCAGCACCGCCAACAGCTGGAACACAAGTTTCAG CGCCTGGCGGAGGAAGCCGCCCAGCAGCGGGAACGGCGCGAGCGCGAAGCGATGAAGCGCAAGGAGAAGCAGGACTTCAGCGCCAACGCCAGCTCCGAGGTGAAACAGAAGCTGCAG ACGTTTCTCATCCAGAAGAAGCAAGCGGCCGCCTCCAACGGCATGAACTCACCCTCGTTCTATCggaattt GGGTGTCGTCAAATCCTCCTCAGGGGAGTCGATCCCGGCCGGTGCTGTGGTGGCCAGTTCGCACCCGTACAAGATTCCACCGCCGCCGCCCTCGTCCATGGCCAAGTACGACTCGGACTTTCCACTGCGGAAAACAG CCTCCGAGTCCAATCTGCTGAAGATTCGCATCAAGCAACGGGTAATCGAGAAACGTGCCATGACCGGACCTCTAGCAGCCGCTCGCCGCCAGGAACGCCTCCAGCAAGCCGCCCAACGACGGATGCAGCAGAAGCAAGCTCAACTGTCGGGCAGCGGCGCAGGGCAACCGCCAACCCATCCGCACCTCTCGACGCTGGCCGCCCAACATCCCGCAA ATTGCGCTGCTGGAACGCCTGACTCTGGCCCGAATTCACCGCCTGCCCTGGGAAGCCGGGGTTCGCCTTCGAATGCACCCATCCAGGAAGAGAACGAAGATCCACAGTACGGCCCTGGCGGTCGATCTAGCATCAACGATTTATCACTGTTCAGCTCACCCTCGATGCCGAACATTTCGCTCGGTAGGCCCCACCTGGCCGATGCGCACTCTACCAATCATCTTGTGCTTTCCCCACAGTCTATGGTACCGCTGAGACCTCATCAGATGGTGGCCGCCGGTCAGCCACCTCCAATGTCCCATCACCCGCCACCGTTCGGACACCCGTCCATGTTGGACCAACTGACGGAGCAGCAACTGCAGGCAGCTGCTGCGGCGGCCGCAGTTGCCAGTGGTCTATCGATAAACCCCACCCATCTGGGAGGGATTCACGCTGGCGTTCCTCCGGTCTACGGCCATCCCATTACCGATGCCCAGGTGGCACAGGCACGACTGCACAAACAAGGTCATCGGCCGCTCGGTCGAACACAATCCGCACCTCTTCCCCTCGGTCATCCCATGCTGACTGGCACCGGCAGTGGCGTCGTCAACATCGGTCAAACTCATTACGAGAACAGTGAT GCCGAACGCCAAGCGTACGAGCAGCACCTACTCATGAAGCAAAAAATCCGTCAGACGGCGCTCAGCCGAGCCAACTGCGTCCGGGAGCCGCAACTCAAGGAAGAGGTCGAATCTGGTGAGGTGATCGATCTCACCGACAAGAAGCAACCTCCGAAAACCACGGTCATAACCTCAAACAGTGTCATCAAGAGCACCTCCCATACCACGCTGCTGCGAGATCCGGCGGAAAGCttacagcagcagcagcacgtTGAGTTCCTACAGGCCCAAGCCCTGATGCGGCATTCGATGCAGATCGGCATGCTGGAAGATGCCTACAATCGGTCTTTGTTGCGACCTCTTTCACGAACCTCATCGTCTCCGCTGGTCCACTTGGGAACGCCGGCGAGTAGTAATCACCCGGTAGCGCACTCCGACACCGGTCAAGATGACATTCCACCACCCGTGAACCTCACCATCCAGAACCGGAGCCGCTCGATGCTCAGCTATACCAACGAGGGGCTCGCCAGCTCCGGTCCACTCCAGTTAACCACCTCTTCCTCGGCGTCGGCCATCCCCATTCGGTTAGTGCAACAGAACGGGAAGCCTACCACAGGTCTTGCTTTTGACAGCCTCATGCTGAAGCATACCTGCGTCTGCGGGGACAATGCTGCCCATCCCGAACACAGCGGGAGACTCCAGAGCATTTGGGCTCGATTGATGGAGACGGGCTTGGCGGCGAGGTGTGATAAACTTCGCTCCCGTAAGGCCACTCAGGAAGAGTTGCAATCCGTACACTCAGAAGCGCATTCCCTCCTCTTCGGTACCAATCAAATCAACCGGCAAAAGGTGGATGCCAGTGGGGTTAGCTTTGTCCGCTTGGGTTGTGGTGGCGTTGGAGTCGACCTGGACACCACTTGGAACGAGCACCACACGGCAGCCGCTGCGCGAATGGCCGCTGGCTGTGTCATAGACCTCTGCTACAAGGCTGCGAAAGGTGAAATTCGGAACGGGTTTGCCGTGGTTCGACCTCCGGGTCACCACGCGGAACCGAACGCTGCCATGGGATTCTGCTTCTTCAACTCGATAGCCATCGCGGCCAAGCTGCTCCGGCAGCGGCTGTCGTCGGAAATCCAACGGGTATTGGTGGTCGATTGGGACGTCCACCACGGCAACGGAACGCAGCAGGTATTCTACGACGATCCGAGCGTACTGTACCTGTCCATCCACCGACATGACGACGGAAACTTCTTCCCCGGCACGGGCGGTCCGACCGAGTGCGGTGCCGGTCCGGGATTGGGTTTCAACGTGAACATTGCCTGGTCCGGTGGGCTGAATCCGCCCCTCGGGGACGCGGAGTATTTGGCCGCCTTCCGAACGATCGTGATGCCAATCGCGCGGGACTTCCAGCCGGATATCGTGCTGGTGTCGGCAGGATTTGACGCCGCGTTCGGACACCCGGCCCCCCTCGGAGGCTACATGGTGTCGCCGGCGTGCTTCGGGTACCTGACGCGGGAACTGATGAAGCTGGCCGATGGGAAG GTCATCTTGGCACTGGAAGGCGGTTACGATCTGGCGGCGATTTGCGACTCCGCCCAGGAGTGTGTGCGAGCTTTGTTGGGAGATGATTTGGCGCCGATTGCGGCAACGGAACTATCCCGGCCGCCGTGTCAGACGGCGGTGGAGACGCTACAGAAGACTATTGCCATCCAGATGACGCACTGGCCGTGTGTAAAACGGCTAGCGCATACTGTGAGTTTTTCGGCGATGCAGGCTGTGAGTGGAGCGACCGGTCCGGACCGAGAGGAATCCGACACGGTGACGGCGATGGCCGGGCTGTCGATGCAGCCGCCCAATAG